A single genomic interval of Streptomyces graminofaciens harbors:
- a CDS encoding metal ABC transporter solute-binding protein, Zn/Mn family, translating to MNVVRRRLIPTAATAAATALALGALSACSGTAAAGNTDKFDVVASFYPMAYLAEQIGGKYVNVTSLTQPGQEPHDLEISAKQTAQLQESDAVLYLKGLQPSVDDAVAQSGLKTKIDAATLTKMEEHGNEVGGHAAEHDDHEDHETSGRDPHIWLDPVKYAEVAKGVGAAFEKADPEHASTYKANTESLVLKLGALDDQFTSGLKNTKTKVFITTHAAFGYLAERYGLTEEAISGLDPESEPSAARVRELEKMAKADGVTTVFYETLVSDKTAKTIAADSGLKTDVLDPIEGITDKSRGDDYFQVQQANLKALQTALGAK from the coding sequence ATGAACGTAGTACGACGACGCCTCATACCCACGGCGGCGACCGCCGCAGCCACCGCCCTCGCCCTCGGTGCCCTCTCCGCCTGCTCGGGCACGGCCGCCGCCGGCAACACGGACAAGTTCGACGTCGTCGCGTCGTTCTACCCGATGGCCTACCTCGCGGAGCAGATCGGCGGCAAGTACGTCAACGTCACGAGCCTGACCCAGCCCGGCCAGGAGCCGCACGACCTGGAGATCAGCGCCAAGCAGACCGCGCAGCTCCAGGAGTCCGACGCGGTGCTCTACCTCAAGGGGCTGCAGCCCTCCGTCGACGACGCCGTCGCCCAGTCCGGGCTCAAGACGAAGATCGACGCGGCCACGCTGACCAAGATGGAGGAGCACGGGAACGAGGTCGGCGGCCACGCGGCCGAGCACGACGACCACGAGGACCACGAGACGTCCGGCCGCGACCCCCACATCTGGCTCGACCCGGTGAAGTACGCCGAGGTCGCCAAGGGCGTCGGCGCCGCCTTCGAGAAGGCCGACCCCGAGCACGCCTCCACCTACAAGGCCAACACGGAATCCCTGGTCCTGAAGCTGGGCGCGCTCGACGACCAGTTCACAAGCGGCCTGAAGAACACCAAGACCAAGGTGTTCATCACCACCCACGCGGCCTTCGGCTATCTCGCCGAGCGCTACGGCCTGACCGAGGAGGCCATCAGCGGCCTCGACCCCGAGTCGGAGCCGAGTGCGGCCCGGGTGCGGGAACTTGAGAAGATGGCGAAGGCCGACGGCGTCACCACCGTGTTCTACGAGACGCTCGTCAGCGACAAGACCGCCAAGACCATCGCCGCCGACTCCGGGCTCAAGACGGACGTCCTCGACCCGATCGAGGGCATCACGGACAAGTCCCGGGGCGACGACTACTTCCAGGTCCAGCAGGCCAACCTGAAGGCGCTCCAGACGGCCCTGGGAGCCAAGTGA
- a CDS encoding metal ABC transporter ATP-binding protein, protein MSEPVISLRGVRAELGSRTVLRGIDLTVNRGEVVALLGANGSGKSTAIRTVIGQVPVSDGEIELFGTARRAFRDWRRVGYVPQRTTASGGVPATVTEVVSSGRLSRARFGILRKADHAAVRHALEQVGMADRAKDPVDALSGGQHQRVLIARALASEPELLIMDEPMAGVDLASQEVLARTLRGQVERGTTVLLVLHELGPLEPLIDRAVVLRDGCVLHDGPPPKAVGQHALPGHDHVHPHAAPGAEPLRTGLLS, encoded by the coding sequence ATGAGCGAGCCCGTCATCTCCCTGCGCGGCGTCCGCGCCGAACTGGGCTCGCGCACGGTCCTGCGCGGCATCGACCTCACCGTGAACCGCGGTGAGGTCGTCGCGCTGCTCGGCGCCAACGGCTCCGGCAAGTCCACGGCCATCCGCACGGTGATCGGCCAAGTGCCGGTCAGCGACGGCGAGATCGAGCTGTTCGGCACGGCTCGGCGCGCCTTCCGCGACTGGCGGCGCGTGGGCTACGTACCGCAGCGCACGACGGCCTCCGGAGGCGTGCCCGCGACGGTGACCGAGGTCGTGTCGTCCGGCCGGCTCTCCCGCGCCCGCTTCGGCATCCTGCGCAAGGCCGACCACGCGGCCGTACGCCACGCCCTGGAGCAGGTCGGCATGGCGGACCGCGCCAAGGACCCGGTCGACGCCCTCTCCGGCGGCCAGCACCAGCGGGTGCTGATCGCCCGGGCGCTGGCCTCCGAACCCGAGCTGCTGATCATGGACGAGCCGATGGCGGGCGTCGACCTGGCCAGCCAGGAGGTGCTGGCGCGCACGCTCAGGGGCCAGGTCGAGCGGGGTACGACGGTCCTGCTGGTCCTGCACGAACTGGGCCCCCTGGAGCCCCTGATCGACCGGGCGGTCGTGCTGCGCGACGGCTGTGTCCTGCACGACGGCCCGCCCCCGAAGGCCGTCGGCCAGCACGCGCTGCCCGGCCACGACCACGTCCACCCGCACGCGGCCCCCGGCGCCGAGCCGCTCCGCACGGGCCTGCTGAGCTGA
- a CDS encoding glycine--tRNA ligase produces the protein MAADKIDTIVSLSKRRGFVFPCSEIYGGQRAAWDYGPLGVELKENIKRQWWRYMVTSREDVVGIDSSVILASEVWVASGHVATFSDPLTECTACHKRYRADHLEEGYEEKKGYAPANGLADINCPNCGNKGQFTEPKQFSGLLATHLGPTQDSGSIAYLRPETAQGIFTNFAQVQTTSRRKPPFGIAQMGKSFRNEITPGNFIFRTREFEQMEMEFFVKPGEDEKWQEYWMQERWNWYTGLGLREENMRWYEHAQEKLSHYSKRTADIEYRFQFGGNEWGELEGVANRTDYDLGAHSKASGQDLSYFDQEAGERYTPYVIEPAAGVGRTMLAFLLDAYTEDEAPNAKGKLEKRTVLRLDHRLAPVKVAVLPLSRNPELSPKAKGLAQALRQNWNIEFDDAGAIGRRYRRQDEIGTPYCVTVDFDTLDDNAVTVRERDSMKQERVSLDQIEGYLAARLVGC, from the coding sequence GTGGCCGCCGACAAGATCGACACCATCGTCAGCCTGAGCAAGCGCCGTGGCTTCGTATTCCCGTGCAGCGAGATCTACGGTGGCCAGCGCGCCGCCTGGGACTACGGACCGCTGGGTGTCGAGCTCAAGGAGAACATCAAGCGCCAGTGGTGGCGCTACATGGTGACGTCGCGCGAGGACGTCGTCGGTATCGACTCGTCCGTCATCCTGGCCTCCGAGGTCTGGGTGGCCTCCGGTCACGTCGCCACCTTCTCCGACCCGCTCACCGAGTGCACCGCCTGCCACAAGCGGTACCGGGCGGACCACCTGGAGGAGGGGTACGAGGAGAAGAAGGGGTACGCCCCCGCCAACGGCCTGGCCGACATCAACTGCCCGAACTGTGGCAACAAGGGCCAGTTCACCGAGCCCAAGCAGTTCTCGGGTCTGCTCGCCACCCACCTCGGCCCCACCCAGGACAGCGGCTCGATCGCGTACCTCCGCCCCGAGACCGCCCAGGGCATCTTCACCAACTTCGCCCAGGTGCAGACCACTTCGCGCCGCAAGCCGCCGTTCGGCATCGCGCAGATGGGCAAGTCCTTCCGCAACGAGATCACGCCCGGCAACTTCATCTTCCGCACCCGCGAGTTCGAGCAGATGGAGATGGAGTTCTTCGTCAAGCCGGGCGAGGACGAGAAGTGGCAGGAGTACTGGATGCAGGAGCGGTGGAACTGGTACACCGGCCTGGGCCTGCGCGAAGAGAACATGCGCTGGTACGAGCACGCGCAGGAGAAGCTCTCCCACTACTCCAAGCGCACCGCCGACATCGAGTACCGCTTCCAGTTCGGCGGCAACGAGTGGGGTGAGCTGGAGGGCGTCGCCAACCGCACCGACTACGACCTCGGCGCCCACTCCAAGGCCTCCGGCCAGGACCTCTCCTACTTCGACCAGGAGGCCGGCGAGCGCTACACCCCGTACGTCATCGAGCCCGCCGCCGGTGTCGGCCGTACGATGCTGGCGTTCCTGCTGGACGCGTACACCGAGGACGAGGCGCCCAACGCCAAGGGCAAGCTGGAGAAGCGGACGGTGCTGCGCCTCGACCACCGGCTCGCCCCGGTGAAGGTCGCGGTCCTTCCCCTGTCCCGCAACCCCGAGCTGTCCCCGAAGGCCAAGGGGCTCGCCCAGGCGCTGCGGCAGAACTGGAACATCGAGTTCGACGACGCCGGTGCGATCGGGCGGCGCTACCGTCGCCAGGACGAGATCGGCACGCCGTACTGCGTGACCGTGGACTTCGACACGCTGGACGACAACGCGGTGACCGTGCGTGAGCGGGACTCGATGAAGCAGGAGCGGGTGTCGCTGGACCAGATCGAGGGGTACCTGGCCGCGCGGCTCGTGGGCTGCTAG
- a CDS encoding metal ABC transporter permease, translating into MEFLDYAFMQRALLAAVLVGITAPAIGIYLVQRRQALMGDGIGHVAMTGVGLGFLLSWSPVWMATLVSVLGAVLMELIRWYGRTRGDIALAMLFYGGMAGGVMLINIAPGGTNANLMSYLFGSLSTVSEEDIQAICILAAFVIVMTLALRRQLFAVSQDEEFARVTGLPVRALNLLTAVTAAVTVTVAMRVVGLLLVSALMVVPVAAAQQLSRSFAATFAIAVAIGVVVTISGTITSYYREVPPGATIVLLTIGAFLLLTALAAPLAKRRARALEATAGDPAECVIPTTRGVGDEVGV; encoded by the coding sequence ATGGAATTCCTCGACTACGCCTTCATGCAGCGGGCCCTGCTCGCCGCCGTCCTCGTCGGCATCACCGCGCCCGCGATCGGCATCTACCTGGTCCAGCGCCGCCAGGCACTGATGGGCGACGGCATCGGCCATGTCGCGATGACCGGCGTCGGCCTCGGCTTCCTGCTCTCCTGGTCCCCGGTGTGGATGGCGACCCTGGTCTCCGTACTCGGCGCGGTCCTCATGGAACTGATCCGCTGGTACGGCAGGACCCGCGGCGACATCGCGCTCGCCATGCTCTTCTACGGCGGTATGGCGGGCGGGGTGATGCTCATCAACATCGCGCCCGGCGGCACCAACGCGAACCTGATGTCGTACCTCTTCGGGTCGCTGTCGACGGTGTCCGAGGAGGACATCCAGGCGATCTGCATCCTCGCCGCGTTCGTGATCGTGATGACGCTGGCCCTGCGCCGACAGCTGTTCGCGGTGAGCCAGGACGAGGAGTTCGCCCGGGTCACGGGCCTGCCGGTGCGTGCCCTGAACCTGCTGACGGCGGTCACGGCGGCCGTGACGGTGACGGTCGCGATGCGGGTCGTGGGCCTGCTGCTGGTGAGCGCTCTCATGGTCGTGCCCGTCGCGGCGGCGCAGCAGCTCAGCCGGAGCTTCGCGGCGACGTTCGCGATCGCGGTGGCCATCGGGGTGGTCGTGACCATCAGCGGCACGATCACGTCGTACTACCGGGAGGTGCCGCCCGGTGCGACCATCGTGCTGCTGACCATCGGGGCGTTCCTGCTGCTCACGGCACTCGCCGCACCGCTGGCGAAACGGCGGGCGAGGGCACTGGAGGCGACCGCGGGAGACCCTGCGGAGTGTGTGATTCCGACTACGCGAGGCGTGGGTGACGAAGTGGGCGTCTGA